A genomic segment from Leptolyngbya boryana PCC 6306 encodes:
- a CDS encoding DNA/RNA non-specific endonuclease has translation MLKPRWQIFAIAALVIALIVGGIILINRPKEPTGTQPFLPPVVGNVHLTMGIPSKATRDIQNANDYLIDDNQRPYALSYNNTKRIPNWVSWQLNKSWLGTAPRSNDFRADTTLPKGWYQVKSSDYNGSGYDRGHMAPSADRAKDIATNSATFLMTNIVPQTPDNNRDVWESLESESRRLANLGKELYIIAGGVGEKGTIGAAKISIPASTWKVIVVLDKPGLRAANVTNKTRVIAVDVPNIQGIKDKTWRDFRVSVDQLEAKTGYNFLTNVPEAVQTAIESRVDRG, from the coding sequence ATGCTGAAACCTCGTTGGCAAATTTTCGCGATCGCGGCTCTGGTCATTGCCTTAATTGTAGGCGGCATTATTTTAATCAATCGCCCCAAGGAACCGACTGGAACTCAACCCTTTCTCCCTCCAGTTGTCGGCAATGTTCATCTGACGATGGGGATTCCGAGCAAAGCAACTCGCGACATTCAAAATGCCAATGATTATTTAATTGACGACAATCAGCGCCCCTATGCACTGTCATACAACAACACCAAACGGATTCCCAACTGGGTGAGTTGGCAGCTCAATAAAAGCTGGTTAGGTACGGCTCCTCGTAGCAATGATTTTCGTGCCGATACCACTTTGCCCAAGGGTTGGTATCAAGTGAAATCAAGCGACTACAACGGTAGTGGATACGATCGTGGACATATGGCGCCTTCTGCCGATCGCGCCAAAGATATCGCGACGAATTCTGCAACTTTCTTGATGACCAACATTGTTCCCCAAACGCCAGATAACAATCGTGATGTTTGGGAGAGCTTAGAAAGCGAGTCTCGTCGATTGGCAAATCTGGGCAAAGAACTTTATATCATTGCAGGTGGAGTTGGGGAAAAAGGCACGATTGGGGCAGCAAAAATTTCGATTCCTGCTTCGACTTGGAAAGTAATTGTCGTTCTGGATAAGCCGGGGTTAAGGGCGGCGAATGTCACGAATAAAACGCGGGTGATTGCAGTCGATGTTCCCAATATTCAAGGCATTAAAGATAAGACTTGGCGAGACTTTCGAGTGAGTGTCGATCAGCTTGAAGCAAAAACAGGCTATAACTTTTTGACCAACGTACCGGAAGCCGTGCAAACCGCGATCGAGAGCCGAGTCGATCGCGGATAG